Within Ictalurus furcatus strain D&B chromosome 3, Billie_1.0, whole genome shotgun sequence, the genomic segment gcataccgggaacaccctgCAAGTCCTGCCGTTTTGGTGATCCCATTTTGGGACCCAGTCGTCCAGCCATCACACTTTGACACTTGTTAAAGTCGCTCACATCCTCAcgcttgtccatttttcctgctttcatcacatcaactttgagaattgactgttcatttgctgcctttgtaacgagataatcaatgttattcacgtcacccgtcggtggttttaatgttatggctgatcagtgtacaaGGAAATCAAatacgtttaaaaataaaataaaataattttaattttaacatttcagTTCAGAACACACAATCGCACTTCACATTTCAgtgttattaaataataattcatacacacacatctatatcaTGACGCTAACTAATACTGGATAAAAACGACAACTTAAATGAAATGACAATGAGTCATGTTTTCCTTCCTCTGGAATTCTCCCATGTGACATCATATGCATCATATCTGACCCCTTATTCCTGCCACCCCCTTACCACACTATTAGTTCTTTCCTCTTTCACTTGAGTGATAGCATTGTTAGCATCAAGCACAGCAGTGCACTTCTGCATTATTATGCTAATAATGAGCTTATAATGGAGGCTGAAGTGCTCTtgtacctctgtgtgtgtgtgtgtgtgtgtgtgtgtgtgtgtgtgtatttaggagAGGCCTGATACCTGTCACCCAGCAGCCAAGCACAATTAAGCCTCCTCCAGGGGACGAAACGAGGGGACTTACCTGGATGCTGTGCTAAGCTCCCGCTGCAACAGTGAAGTGTTTGAAGATCATTAGATTTACAGACTCAGGCTTCATGGCCCCAACAAATCTACTGAACACTTTGCTTTGATCAGAGtgtggtgtttttcttttttgtcagtAGTGTGTAGGTACAGCAAGTACATGAATAAATTATGTGCACAAAGTTAGCAGGTAAAGTGCCAGGTTTGATCTGAATGTGTGGGATTGGGTTTAATGAACATCAATTCATCTTGGCCATGCTGGTGCGATGAACAAACTTACGCGTCATTTCACATCACACACTAGATACGTTTCAAAAGAAACCAGTCGGTAGCCATCTTAGATCAtcaaaatgatcttttttttttttcctcagtcatTTCAGCTGTTTTGCTTCACAACAGGAGTCCAGAAGTCCAAAAAGTGTTGCACAGCTGAAAGTTGGTGGATGATAAGTAAGCGGGGAAGGAACACATGGGAcgttctgttatagaaaagtgcTCAATGACCAGGTcgtgtgatgtggcccaacaTGAATCAGAGTTACTGaccacgtttacatggacagcagtaatctaattattgaccttactctgagtaagataataatgtgattacggtgtttacatgagtcgcttttagaatactcctttcatgtactcGTTTTaagtgttatagaacataattagattaacggcacgcgtcattacgtcacctcGCCATCCGAcgcccctccagaatttcacgtaacatacagttggtcttcgttatggtaccgtatacaattttgggtgtttttatttttactttcagtgcgattaattatttgtcatgatatacgtgcaaatagacgactgcttgatgGGCAAATAgatgggctgcgtctcaaaccgcatacttacctactgtatagtagccgagatacatgtattatagtaggcaagtacgcggtttgggcagcagccatgctctcttgtttgccgtaaaacggttgagcgctgccgtgtgtgtacgtgtcctgtcgcgaaatgtggtgaaaactctcacacgacgttaatagtatgattaaggtgtttacatgtctgtaacgcacgtcgataatacgactaaaacaggaatactccaccagtcttaattccatttgtgtttacttcgagtatgaccttaatcggattaaggtaattaaaaattgctgtttacatggtagtttcttaatcagagtatcgtcttaatcgggttaatagtggattattgttgtccatgtaaacacactgactgTTACCACCATGgagatggattattttccaataacaccaCAAAATGCTTTACTCATCTTATACCActcaatttgccaatgattactttattttatttattaaagaacaatacattGTACTTCTTATCCATTTAAAGATACATTTAAAGCTGTGTGTGGTCCACCAAACATGTTAATTCTTCTCATCATTAATGTTATAGCTAGAACATGAGCGTGgtataaaatattttcaagAATAAACCATAGATATAGACCAGTCAGGGCTGAGCTTCCCAGAGTTCATCTTAactgggagagagaaagagagagagagagagagagagagagagagttcagtgTGATGCTCACTTTACCATTTAACATCTATCTTTTGTGCTGCTATGCCTTTTTGGAAACTCAGCCAAGGCTATTTAACAAAATAGTTTAGTGATAACTGATTCTCTAGCTTATCACTGTTGTctgaaacaaatatataaataagattGGTCATGTATTTGTGGTAATGATTGTGGCTAAGATAGACTTACATGCTAGCTTCATAGATTGGTCCCATAGACTATTGGGTAAGTGTAATTTACCCAATGGTCAAATTTTTCCCCAAacaattctttctttcaaatttaTTCTGATTTATCATGGATTTAAAAAGTTTACTATTGCTTGGAAGATAATGATACGTTGCTCTCGAAGAAAACAAATAACAGTGATTTGTGAATATCACCTTTGTCACAGATTCACATGCCAAGTTTCTGGAAATCACTGTAGGATTCAGATTAAGCGACTGTTTCAAAATGATACTCATTCTACCGTTTTAGCATGCTGAAATTCATGCTGCCAGGCTTTAGGGAAAACTCCATCACAGAATCTCCTTGGGATTTGAATAGGCTTGATCTTATAAAGTAAATGCAGATTGTCAGTAACACAAGCAACTAATAGAAGAAGAAGGTCTGATGTGATCATTTCTGTGTATGCATTTTGCATCACAACCTCCTGaacacctgaaaaaaaaaggggagaaaaaaagtgtACAGATACCATCAGCTCAGCTATTCAtgctacacacatgcacacaaatgtGAGCAAGTTTAAATGGTTTGTTTTGGCATGTGATTGGATGAAGCGAGAAATGATCATTAAGGCTGATGAGTGCTGACAGAGTGACAGGCGAGAGCTTTTTCATTTGTCGGATCAGATGGTGACATGCTCCATGAGAGGACGGCGGGAAAAGCTTTTCATTCGCATAGAAGAAAGGCAGAAAGGAGGTCAATTAGCATCATCCATTAGACAACTCATGACAAGCCATAGGCCTGTATTAACACCTGGGACAGTCAGACTAATGAGAAAGGTGGTTGAGATGTTCACTCAGCAGCTGCAGTCCCAGACAGAGACCTAAAACAAACCAATTCACCCCAATATGTTCACAAATACATACAGAAAATCATGTGCATCAATAAGTATGCTCAAATAACAGAACACTTTGTTATTTTTGGTTATTTGGCTTCTAATTGTCCTGTGTTGTTTCTATTTGATTTTAGAAATGTAGATTTCCCCGCCCCCGTTAGTACAggaaaaattacagaaaaaataaggactgaaaagaaaaccccataaaaatgcaaacaatttGTTAGACAGTAATAGAAAAAATGAGAActaaacataaaaatacaaatcatTTGCTAGATCATTTGTTTGCGTTTCACTGCCATCTTTATTAGTGCTGTTGTGGTACCATGATAAATTAAATTGTATCCTGGATATGgtttagtatagtgtagtgtaccATAGTATATGTAGTGAAATGTAGCgtggtatagtacagtatagtacatgtgttatagtgtagtgtgttatagtatagcatagcatagtatactatactatactacatgtattatactatactataccacacTACAGTTCACTACatatactatgctatactacactacactatactatgtgtactatactataccacactacactatactacatttactatactataccacacTACATTATACTAcatttactatactataccacactacactgtgctatactatactataccacactatactacactacattgtactatactatactataccacactacactatactacattgtactatactatactttaccacactacactacagtacactgtgctatactatactataccacactacactatactacatttactatactataccacactacactatacaacatgtattgtactatactacactacactgtgcTATACTATACCACACTACACTTTACTACACTGTGCTATACTATAccacactacagtatactacactGTGCTATACTATACCACACTACACTTTACTACACTGTGCTATACTATACCACACTACACTTTACTACGCTGTGCTATACTATAccacactacagtatactacactgtgctatattttactatactacaccacactatactacactgtgctatactatactacaccacactgtactacactgtgctatactatactacaccacactgtactacactgtgctatactatactacaccacactatactatactacactacactttactacactgtgctatactataccacactacagtatactacactgtgctatgctatactatactatactacaccacactatactacactacactgtgctatactatactatactataccacactatactacactgtgctatactataccacactatactacactacactgtgcTATACTATACCACACTACACtgtgctatactatactatactataccacactatactacactgtgcataactatactacaccacactatactacacagtgctatactatactacactacactttactatactatactatactataccacactatactacacagtgctatactatactacactatgctatactatactatgctatacAATACTATAtcacactacaatatactacatatactatacaatactatattacactatgcTATATGATACTATAccacattatatataaatatagtggtataatataatatattacatgtagtatagtgtagtgtggtatagtatagcatagcatagtatactatactatattatactacactatactatgcGATACATTACTACAgcacactatatatatagtatagtatagtatagtatagtatagtatagtgtattcTAGCATATACAGTACTAGCACTAACCTAGCTGTACCACTAGTACACTTATTAGTGCTGTCGTGGTAaaacccagtgtgtgtgtgtgtaggtgtgtatgtgtgtgtgtgtgtgtgatgtaagaTTTGGGAGACAAGTGACTTTTGACAGAGCtctgtgctttgtttatttttattctctttcatttcttttcattgcTTCATCATTGCTTTTCAGTGCACAGCGTTCACAtacatttcacaaaataaagcaaatgaaTTGTGAAATCCTGATCAAGGATGTTTTCTCTGGGTGTTTTTACTCTTGtttatgcataaaaaaaaaaaatcattttacctTCATTATACAtttccatacatttttttaaaaaagttatcgAAATGTCCACACCAGTGGACTGCATGCGTTCAAACGAAGAATTAGTGTCCACTCTAGTGGATGTTATGCAGAGTGAATGTTTACAGCAGCTATAACAAAAGTGATAACATTGAACAACATTaattatatgtaactataaatggataaaaaaaaaaagaatgacatacagttcattaattaataaaacaggTTGCATTTCAGTATGTactggtataggaaaataatcagctttgagGTAATAATtgtaactctgctttgtgtcactgattattttcctgtgacaGCATTGGGCAGCAATATCATATGTGTTAAGATAACACAATATTCAATTTATTTAGAATCTTCCTATTCGTTTTAAATTACACAACTCTGCACAAATACCCACCCAATCTGTGTTTGTACACATTTCTCTGTTCGCCTGCTGCTTTACAGACATGGGGTGGTGACCACAATATTGGCAGGTGTGAATTTCCTGAATTTACAATTAAACCAAACGCCAAAAGCGAAGTTGATATATTTCATATTGTCAGCACAGGGGCCACTTCAGTGGCTTTGCTTTACCGGTGCCTTATTTGAGACAGTGGCAGGTGCATTGTGGGCCGTCTGAGCTATATTGATTTGGAGGACCTAGAGGTATGTGACATCATTATGAGGATTGACCTTCTCGTGCTCTGGCCTGGGGAGTCCTGGTGTGGCTGAAGTCTCAAGCCCTCGCTTTCAGGGGGCCACGGGCACTGCGGTATCATGGGAAAATTGGTAGCACGTTATTTGCTTGGCTGACCTCCTGGTGCACCCACAACCCCCCCGATTATCAGACCCTGTGCAAGGTTCACCATATTACATCAACGTGTGTATTTTCAATGTTTTTCTGGCAATAATAGGATCGAAAAATAAGAATGGGTCACCAGAGTTGCTTGCAATGAACTATCTAGATCTGAACGCAGCTGGATCACATGACTTGATTATAAAAACCTATGTACTCACCATCACTTACTTTTTGTATGGATTAAGTATTACATGAATTTAGGCTTACAGACATTCCACGACATTGAACCTTACTATTAATtgataaaaagaataaaacagtcCAGGacatgttattggaaaataatcaacttcagtgtGGTAAGACAAACTTTGCTTAGTGTTACACTgtatcacaccacaccatcattgatcatttttttataacagcacaaACCACAGTGATCTTTTCCATACTGACTGCATGTAAGAAATTATTGTGTGGCTCAGTTTGGCAGTGAGCAAAGCAGTCAGTAAGGCatgtgtttctttgtttctgtaCTTTTAAAATTATTGTACAAAGAAGATCAATGAAACCAATTAAGCCAAATAAAACAGTTGTCCAACAGCAAAGAGTTATGTAACACTCTGATTtaaggttctacacagaacctttaatGGTTCCCGTGAAGTACATTCTTTGAAGTACAAACAACAGTACACTCAAGTAGACTCAAAACATCACATTATGGCACATTAGGCAGCTTTAAAAACAACTTCCATGACAACACCACCGTGACAAGTGTTTGTATCCTGAAAGGTTTATGGGCCGATTTTAAGTGTAGATTCTGAACGTCATCTAGATTTGGCATGAGTCATATTTTTCTTGGATGATCCCTGGAAATGATTCctgaataataagaataataagtgagggctaaaaaaaaaatcaattatgtATCATAATAGAAACTCAGTGTTACTTTTATAAAACAATTACAGTCGAGACAGAGGAACACCCTCGGCAAAAATAATTCACGTTtaagaacaaatgtaaaaaattatatatatatatatatatatatatatatatatatatatatatatatatatatatatatatatatatattttttaaacttggcGTTTTACCTGTCTAGAACTTCTTATTTGTTCTATAAGCCTTGATTATAGTATCCATGCTGTTGTAATCTTATTTAACACTGGtttctgttttcacttttttgttGCCAATCCATTTATCCAAAGCTATCCAGCTTAATTCAGCGTTATAACTGGGGCATGATCTGTGTACTGATCTGGAAGTGTTGTAGGAATGAGAAGAGAGAGCACTGAAAGAGAGCGAGGGGAGCTCAGCCAGTCCTCTGCTGTGTCACTGGCTCGTCTCTTTCTGAGCGctgacctcacacacacttgtgtaaAGAGGTGTgaggagataaagagagaatgCTGCAAATAAAACCACTGAAAGCAATCCGGAGAGAGTGTCAATCTTGTCCtctatccctccctccctccttctctctctctcgactctctctcgctctctctcttgctctctcatccacactcacacacacagtcacacactgtctgcctctctctctgaccctctttttctctcatgcTGACACACACAATCTTTTTCTCTGTATGACACACAGTCTCAGACAAGTCATACACAGTCTGACAGCCTCTCCCGCTCTGTGTATCTCACTCTCGCATgcataaatacagtacatacacacctacactGTCTTTCTCATATATACACTCTcactgttgctctctctctctctctctctctctctctctctcacacacacacacacacacacatgcacattcaccGAGTCTCTCAGTTTCTTCCCTTCTCTCTGTTGCATCCTTTGTCTCCATTTTCTCAaaacatgtctgtgttaccttacAAAGGAGCGGTGTGTATTAAACCAGCTGTCTCTGGTGGTCCGGGTATAATTGGGATTGTTAGCGTAGCCCTGCTCCTGAGGGACGCTCTTGAAAATGTCTTTTGTGCAAAGCACACAAGTGGCGCGGCGCTCTACCTTGATTCTGATGTGCGTCAAAGAAAGCAAACAAGTCACCTGAGCTACTGTACATCAACCGGAGCTGTTATTTTTCCTTTCCGCTCACGTCTCTCGTCCCTGTTTCAGCTTGCCATTTTGCCATTTTCCTTTTGCGTTGTTATTTATGTgtagtaaaaacaaaaagctcTGCCGAGCCCTATTTATACTTAGaatccctctgtgtgtgtgtgtgtgtgtgtgtgtgtgtgtgtgtgtgtttcttttcttaGTGAGGAAACAAAAGTGCACTTATTAGTTTGAAACTACATGTTTTTGGAttggtgggggttttttttggggggggggggagggggggggtttggaaaagagagggaaatacTTCCAAGCTCACCTGTCTGATGATATATAATGAAACCGtcatagaaagacagacataagggggaaaaaatgaagaggagggaaaagaagaacagagatgggagcaaaaaaaagaggagggaACGTAGGTATGCGTATATGCAACATATCTGTGCTGATTTCTGTTTTGAATTTCATCCAATCCAAACAACAGTTTTGTCTCCTACAGTCTCACAGCTGATGGAGGACTTTTATCCCAAACATCTCCTTTCTCTGGAAACGTTGTGTACTATGCTTAATTTTACTGCATCCACTATATACTCAAACACCCGGTCTACagtttgtgtaaatgtacagtatattaaggCTGTACAGAGTAAGTTCATGCCACTGCTCAGAGTCTATTGCTCTGGAGCTGAAGCCCTATTGATTAATTCGACTTCGAATACACTTTTGCACGGTGCGTCGTCGATGAAAATTTCATACGCCGATTTAGGAGGGTGGTGAAATATAAATGATTTTGTTAAAGTTTCATCATAGATCAAGTCTTTCACTATCTGGAAGGTGGACATTGATTGGAGCACTTGAGGTCTCCAGAACAGTGGTGGCTGTCCGAGCTGAGGCCCTAAAAAACTGATATGTCACTTCCAGAGCACAGAAATtccatatctatctatctatctatctatctatctatctatctatctatctatctattcattccCATTTTCAAATAACAGCAATACAATCAATAGAGAAAATTCACTCCACAGTAAAAGTTACTCAACTAGACTATGACGTGTGCGTGTGGATATCGTGCCTGTGGTCGCCTAGGCAACCGgacacgcccccccccccccaccccacacacacacaataacgtCACATAGGCTGAATGAAATTATATAGGCTttaattattagtagtatttttatttttatttatttattttttttgtagcatagtattaatattaaatgagGCTTTGGCATAATTCTGCTTTTGGTGAATTGTATTCTTAgtatcagtaaataaataaataaataaataaataaataaatcaaattcgcatactatcatactaaaGAGGGTATTCATTTAAAGTTGTGAGTTGTTTTGACGCATtacgtgtttttgtttgtttgtttgtttgtttgtttgtttttgtttttaaaccaggACCCATAGCCCTCTTGATTGGGTTTGATTTTCATTTCTTGTTAATGGTAAACTATTAAAACGAATGTTTTACACTTTCACACATCAGCTCTGCCGCTGTCTCCTGGGACAGTGGGCAAATTTTCTCAAAAACGCAAATTTCAGATCAATTTGCTGCACTGACATATTAACACATCATCTGCGTCATTTCAGTAAGCTTccgcttagaaaaaaaaaatatattttttttagacgCAGAAggattttgctgcaaataaataaatcggcgTCTGTGACTGCAGTTCATTTCATATGCACTCAGAGTGCACTCATTGGGAATTAGTCTAATAGAAAATATTTCctttgtgtacatttatatactGCATGTAggctattaaaaaaataaatcaaatcaatttctataaacaaccaaacaaaaaatgaccccttaaatctctctctctctctctctctctctctctctctctctctctcactcactcactctctgtatCCTCAATAATTTGACCTTTTATACTTTTCATTTATGACATGAAGACAGAATGCGAACAGGAAACATCATGCAAACCTTGAaaaagtttctctctctctttctcctttatttatttatttatttatttatttatttatttatatttttttaacgaTGACTACCAAACCAAACTAAAGATTGAAGAATGtggtcattatttttttttattttattacgcCTTCTCTTAATaacaaataatgttttttagCAGGTATATCATCTTCAGTCGTCGCCTGATATTAATTAGCCTATCCAATAGACCCGGCGAGattaaacaaatcagacaaGCCCGGCTAATTAAAACATGATTAAAGGTTTTTAATTATATCATTGATGAAGTAGTCTAATTAGCACGGAGATATGATAATAGCCCGCTGCGACAATTGTGCTGGGTTGGCAATTAAATCCTGAagagtattttaaaataatccacttttttttcccggagattaataataataataataataataataataataataataataataataaaaacgctTAGCGGTAGACTATAGTCTCGTGACATCGGCTACGTATTTAATATTCCCGTAATGGgggaaaattacatttaatagagagagagagagagatagagagagagggggagagatacagagacagaaagagaaagagaatgcaCTGATTTAGTTTGTTgactggtctttttttttttttttttttttttttttttgtccacaaAATTCCCCTTGTTGATAATTTTCcagagtagattttttttttttaaaaaaaattactaatgTAATAAAGCTATccattataaatacattttctttctgcatTATTTTTGGTTGCATCACATAACtggaaagaacaacaacaaaggtGCTGCCCATGCGCAGAGTCCCCGATAACGCATGACAGGATATTCAagcaggtagagagagagagagagagagagagagagagagagagagagagagagttgggggGGGAGtatagagggagggagggatggagagagagagagagagagagagatcctgcCCTCCTTCTCCTTAGTGCAGAGGCAGCGCGGGTCCCTGCAGCATTACCGGAGCTCCGAGTGTCTCATCATCAAATCCAACACCGAAAGCGTCGCGTGCAGCCGGATAAGAGAGTCACGTTATTTCTGCACAGCGGGATTTGGAGATTTTACACCAACAAGAGGACAaagaataaactttttttttttttttttttttttttaatcttcgcttctgtttaaaaaaaattgtttacgaGAGATAAGGAGAAACTTACCAGAGACAAATTCCAcactcgcaaaaaaaaaaaaaaaaaaaaaaaaaaaaagcttatgtACGCgtaaaaatcatgttttttatAGCCAGGGAGGAAATTTTTACCCCCATTTCTGCGCAACGCATTGCTCACTAAAAGACGCAAATCCgatccaatttgatattttcgTCATTTCCGACTCGCTTCTATCGGGTACAGTGTTTTAATTCTCGTCCTTTTGCGACCgagtggatgttttttttcctcggATCAGTGAGGCCATCATAGATGTGCCATCTAGAGACTTTGCACATCATCATTCttatcctcctcttcttcctctgctCCTTTTCGACGCGACTTGAGACTTCCGAACTCTATAAATCGAAGAAGGAGGAGTCTTAACTTCTTTTTGTAAGGGTGGgaactttgaattttttttttttttttttttttttttttttttttgctcggacgagttgtgatgatgatgatgatgatgtctgtGAACAGCAGTAGCAAGCAGGCGTTCGTAATGCCTCACACCTCTTTACCAGAGCCCAAGTACTCATCCTTGCATTCTTCTTCTACTGCgacttcttcgtcttcttcagCCTCATCGACCTCGTCCTCCACTTTGACTTCGGACTCGCACCCGTCGTCCTGCTCGTCCTCTCGGCACAGCAGCATCATCAGCACCAGCATCAGCAGCAGCGTGAGCTCGGAGGCAATGCGCCGAGCGGGTCTCCCGACCCCACCGGTATGTAACTTCACTTGATAACCACAGCTTAAAAACCACAATTTGGCAGCACATTCTTTCCctctattttattattcatgtttttttcatgtCTTCTCCGGAGCAAATCAGTCCAGCACCTTCATTTCTCACCCTCCTCCCGTCTTAACTTTATGCATACATTCAGTCCTGTttgcctttttttgtgtgtgtattaattttTATGACTTGGGATGCTGCATGTGTCTtgtaggattttcttttttaacatgcTGGAAATGttgttaaaatctcagagtgGTGTGCGAATCCGCCCCCCTCCCCTCCATCCTTGCTGACAGTTATATGTACgccctccattttttttctctttgcaaTTGCAGAGCAACATATTCGGCGGCTTGGATGAGAGTCTACTGGCCCGCGCCGAAGCTCTGGCGGCGGTGGACATCGTCTCACAGACCAAAAGTCACCACCAACAccagcagcaccaccaccaccctcaccACCCTCCGCATCCTCACCAGTCTCACCCTCCACCTCACCACAGCCCCTTTAAGCCGGACGCGACATACCACGCCATGAACGCGTTGCCGTGCACCTCCTCGACGTCCTCGTCCTCGACGTCCTCTTCGTCCGTGCCAATCTCTCACCCGTCTGCGCTGGGCGGAGGAGGGAACGGaggccaccaccaccaccatcatcaccatcaccaccaccaccctcagtCTCACCAAGCGCTGGAAGGGGAGCTCCTCGAACACCTCAGCCCTGGCCTGGCGCTCGCTGGTGCAGCCATGGACGGCTCGGTGGTGTCCACACCAGCGGCCCACATGGCCGGCGTGAACCACCCCATGCACCAGGCAGCCATCAACatggcggcggcggcggcggcgcaCGCTCACGCCCACGCGCACGCCCACGCCCACGCGCACGCCCACGCACTCCCGTCTGCTCACCACCTGGGCTGCCCGAGCGACGT encodes:
- the pou4f2 gene encoding POU domain, class 4, transcription factor 2, producing MMMMMMSVNSSSKQAFVMPHTSLPEPKYSSLHSSSTATSSSSSASSTSSSTLTSDSHPSSCSSSRHSSIISTSISSSVSSEAMRRAGLPTPPSNIFGGLDESLLARAEALAAVDIVSQTKSHHQHQQHHHHPHHPPHPHQSHPPPHHSPFKPDATYHAMNALPCTSSTSSSSTSSSSVPISHPSALGGGGNGGHHHHHHHHHHHHPQSHQALEGELLEHLSPGLALAGAAMDGSVVSTPAAHMAGVNHPMHQAAINMAAAAAAHAHAHAHAHAHAHAHALPSAHHLGCPSDVDADPRDLEAFAERFKQRRIKLGVTQADVGAALANLKIPGVGSLSQSTICRFESLTLSHNNMIALKPILQAWLDEAEKSHREKLSKPELFNGAEKKRKRTSIAAPEKRSLEAYFAIQPRPSSEKIAAIAEKLDLKKNVVRVWFCNQRQKQKRMKYSACV